Within Calditrichota bacterium, the genomic segment TACTTCACTATCGGCCTAACGAATGCGCGGCCGGAACGTTGACGAGAGCAGGCACGGTTTCTTTGATTTGCCGCCGCTGGTGGCCGTAACGTTTCGGCAGTTGCCTCCTTCGGGATGCGACCGGCACGGGATATTCTGACCTCCGGGTCGTCCGGGTCCACTTCGGTGGACAACTTCGACAGATATCTGCACCATGCACTGTCCGGCTGTCGAAGCAACATAGGGAGCATAAGCCGGCGGAGCCGCGTCAAGCCTATCCGCATCCCGCCGCCCGGGTATCGGCGGGAAAGGATGGTCGTCCTACGCGCAACCCGCTAATGCTAATACGATCGTAACAGTTGACGCCCCGCCGGCTACTCCCCTGGTTCGATTTCAAGTGCTGCCTTCAGGTTGACGATATTATTACTGACGACCGTGCCGCCTTTTGTGGCAGAGCAGAATCTTTGGCATCCACTGTCCCTATTGACCGCTGATCCCTTCCCTCCACCAACCTCCGGATGGGAACTTCGGCTGAGCCACGTGTTGGAAGCAACCCGCAGAGTGCTGACACTTTAATGGCCGGGGACAGTCATAGATAGCGCCGACTCAAGCATTTGAGCCGGCGCTTCCTTTTGAATGGATAAAGGATAAAGACCGGAATTGGGATTAAATTCCCATCGCAAGCCGCAGCAGCGTTGACAGGTCAATCCGCCTCTGCCTATATTAAGGCATAATCGATTCCTTGAATCAGGACCACCCAATAGGGTCCGGAATTGTCAATTTATATCCAATAAAACCTACCGGAGCAGCAGTGTCTCACTACGATCAGATCATCCCGCCCGCCGACGGGGCATCAATTACCACCGTCAATAACGAACTGAACGTTCCCGACAATCCCATCATCCCCTTCCTGCGCGGCGACGGCATCGGTATCGACATCTGGCCGGCCACGCAGCACGTCATCGACGCCGCCGTCGCCAGGGCTTACAGCGGCAAGCGCCGGATCGCCTGGTTCAAGGTCTATGCCGGGGACGAAGCCGTCGAGAAGTATGGCCCCAACCAATACCTGCCCCAGGACACCCTGAAGGCCGTCGCGGACTACATCGTCGCCATCAAAGGCCCGCTCACGACCCCGGTCGGCGGCGGCATCCGCAGTCTCAACGTCACCCTTCGTCAGGTGCTCGACCTCTACGCCTGCATCCGCCCGGTGCGCTGGTTCAAAGGCGTCCCATCACCGGTTGTCAACCCGGCGGCAATGAACATCGTCATCTTCCGCGAGAACACCGAGGATGTCTATGCCGGCATCGAATGGCAGCAAGGCACCCCCGAAGCCGCCAGGATCATCGACTTCATCAACACCCAAATGGGCAAGAAGATCCGCACCGACTCCGGCGTCGGCATCAAGCCTATCTCGGTAACCGGTTCGAAGCGTCTGGCGCGCAAGGCGCTCCAATTCGCCGTCAAAGAGGGCCGCAAGTCGGTTACCTTTATGCACAAGGGGAACATTATGAAGTTCACCGAAGGCGCCTTCAAAGACTGGGGCTACCAACTGGCGCTCGACGAGTTCCGCGACCGCGTCATCACCGAAGCCGAACTCTGGGACGAGACGCGCGCCGCTGACGGCGTTACACCGATCACCAAGCCGGGCGCCTTTGCCGATCTTCGCGGCGGGAAGCCGGCCGGTGATCCGGGCGGACGGGTCGTCGTCAAGGATCGTATCGCCGACTCGATGTTCCAACAGATCCTGACCCGTGCCGACGAATACGATATCGTCTGCACCCCCAACCTGAACGGCGACTACCTCTCGGACGCCTCGGCAGCCCAGGTCGGCGGTCTTGGAATGGCCCCCGGTGCCAACATCGGCGACTATGTCGGGATGTTCGAAGCGACCCACGGCACCGCGCCCAAATATGCCGGTAAGGATATGGTCAACCCCGGCAGCCTGATGCTCTCCGGGGTGATGATGCTGACCTACCTCGGCTGGCGCGAAGCCGCCCTAATGGTCGAGCAAGCCATCGAACGCACCATCGAAGCTAAGACCGTAACCTATGACCTCCATCGCCTGATGGAAGGTGCCACCAAGGTCTCCTGCTCAGGCTACGCCGAAGCTATCGTGCGGAATATGTAGATGGTTCGTTTCGTTTCCCGTCCGGGTCATCACTCGTGATCGCTTGCTGTGAACGCTGATGCTATGATCGTCATTCCCGCGAAGCAGCCTGTCCGAGAATGCACTGGGGTGC encodes:
- the icd gene encoding isocitrate dehydrogenase (NADP(+)); the encoded protein is MSHYDQIIPPADGASITTVNNELNVPDNPIIPFLRGDGIGIDIWPATQHVIDAAVARAYSGKRRIAWFKVYAGDEAVEKYGPNQYLPQDTLKAVADYIVAIKGPLTTPVGGGIRSLNVTLRQVLDLYACIRPVRWFKGVPSPVVNPAAMNIVIFRENTEDVYAGIEWQQGTPEAARIIDFINTQMGKKIRTDSGVGIKPISVTGSKRLARKALQFAVKEGRKSVTFMHKGNIMKFTEGAFKDWGYQLALDEFRDRVITEAELWDETRAADGVTPITKPGAFADLRGGKPAGDPGGRVVVKDRIADSMFQQILTRADEYDIVCTPNLNGDYLSDASAAQVGGLGMAPGANIGDYVGMFEATHGTAPKYAGKDMVNPGSLMLSGVMMLTYLGWREAALMVEQAIERTIEAKTVTYDLHRLMEGATKVSCSGYAEAIVRNM